The Diabrotica virgifera virgifera chromosome 4, PGI_DIABVI_V3a genome segment ATTTGTAATACGTGCTGCCATCTAGAAAGTATAAATGTCCATCTATATATTTAAATACCGATTTAACGGTGGTCGGTACTCCAGGGAATATGTCCTTTATAAGTCCTCTGCTAATGACTAGGTCTATTATGTCGTCATATTCAATGAATGATGTATTGTCATACCATATATATGTCTTTCCTGTATGAGTCTGAAATACAACGTTTATCTCGGCATGGGGTGGTAATATAAACAGAGGTATATCTCTTGAAATAGTTATGCTGGGAAATGATACTGAGTACATAGTATTATTTGATGTAAGAATTAAGTTACCAGCCGTATTCTGAAACACATACGAAATATTTCTTATTTGTTTAGGTACATAAGTACTCAAATGTTCGGGATTATTCGGTACCATGTGACCATTTAGATCATTCTTCCATACAAATCCGTCATGTATTATATACATATGATGGTTCTTAAACTGAGGATCATATGCCAGAAAGAGAATATTAGGATATTCAATAGCACAAAAAGGCGGTGCAGTTTTCGTTGTGTGGTGAGGTATAATCTCGGTTGGTATAGGACGGGGTCTTGTAGTATGCACCCTCGATTTATGCGATCGAGTTGATGTACTAGCCTGTGTAGGAATATAAGATGTACTTTTTCGCGGTGTTGCCTGGGTTGATGCACTAGTTTGCTGCGTAGTAATATATGTACTTTTGCGTCCGTATAAAGCCTCCATACCGTTAATATCATCCTGAGTAATAGTGAGTAATTTATATGAATACCAGGGATACATTACAGCATTCTTATCGTTACTATGCGATAAACCTAAACTGTGACCAATTTCGTGAAGAATAACCATAAAGAGATTGGCAGAATCATAATCTGTATCGTTCACATTATAACTCCATTTTTCATCCAAGTCTACATGTATTTCTACGCAAGTATCATTAATGAGGGGAAAATATGCATGTGCTAATTTTCCACCACGACCATCAAACTGCTGTCCACACTATCGGTTACCCATACAGTTGGAGCGAAAATAATTCTTTCCTTTAACGGCTGTTATAGTGATATCTGGTGTCGGAACAGGAAGAGTTACTCTGCTAAAATGCAAATTTGAAACATCTTCCCACATTTTAAAGGCTCGTTCAACTATTTGAATTATATGGTGCGCTCGATCAGCCTGAGGAAAATATCATCGTAGATTATGTTTATTCCATTTTCCAGTAAGAGAGTAATCGTTTTCACCAGTTTGGCATCGAGGTTTTTGCATTAATGCTATGGTATCATCGTTTAATGTACCATCAACATATAAATTATATCGTTCTTGGAAATGTAGGAGCGTTGTATTGAAATCTGCTATAGAACCATTTTCTATATACCCATACTGATGAAAAAACCTCATAGCATCGTCTTCGGAAAAGGCGTCGGTTGCTGCTATAAAACGCAGGAGTAGCATACACATGAAAAACACCTCCATCATTGTTTACATACAAAAATAGACTAACCTATATTTGTGTAAGCATCAATTTATATATAACCCCATAAAACATATGATAGAGTGCCAAAGTGGCCTTATACATAACATGTTGTTAAAACAGACGTCATAACGTAATTTGTCATTCAAAATCCTGTAATTTGAGGTGCTACATGATAAGATTCTACATATAATGCGAATAATATAAGATAGAGGGTCAAAGAGGCCTTATACATAACATGTTGTTAAAACAGACATCATAACGTAATTTATCATTCAAAATCCTGTAATTTGAGGTGCTACATGATAAGATTTGACATATAATGCGAATAATATAAAATAGAATGCCAAAAAGGCGTTATACATGACATGGTGTTAAAGCAGACATCATAACGTAATTCATCattcaaaatcctttaatttgatgGGTCACACAGTGATTTCTGATTATCCGTTCAAAAGGTACATGGTACATTGCCATAACGGCCTAAGGGATAACTTGGTTGAACTGTAAAtgcttatttattgttattgacgTTAAAACAAAGCCATTAGCATAGAAAAATCTCTTATCGCAGTTTGATCTCTAGCAAATCCTAATTCGCTCA includes the following:
- the LOC126883688 gene encoding matrix metalloproteinase-18-like → MVILHEIGHSLGLSHSNDKNAVMYPWYSYKLLTITQDDINGMEALYGRKSTYITTQQTSASTQATPRKSTSYIPTQASTSTRSHKSRVHTTRPRPIPTEIIPHHTTKTAPPFCAIEYPNILFLAYDPQFKNHHMYIIHDGFVWKNDLNGHMVPNNPEHLSTYVPKQIRNISYVFQNTAGNLILTSNNTMYSVSFPSITISRDIPLFILPPHAEINVVFQTHTGKTYIWYDNTSFIEYDDIIDLVISRGLIKDIFPGVPTTVKSVFKYIDGHLYFLDGSTYYKYNEFTKKIIEIGRFNWNLFGIPCPDDSLITQLKYLLNKVGSFYT